The following is a genomic window from Thunnus maccoyii chromosome 13, fThuMac1.1, whole genome shotgun sequence.
TGATAGGGATTTTTTTTGCCgcaaatacatttatttctgATTTATCACAGATGAATAAGCATTTTTAGAAAACATTGTacctctttttgtctctccaAAGTCACATTCTGCACTTTAATTAACTATCTTTTCGATTATGtcttttatattataaatatcaCAGGTAGACTACAGATAATCAACTTGgctaaacaataaaaatagatcATTTCAATAAACAAACCCTGCCTGTGGCTGTGTTGCAAACAGTGTTGAAAGGAATTTTGGATTAATATATAAGATTCCcctaaaaaacagtttttcacaTCTGGAATATCAAATCCTTTTTGGTTTAGAATAATTGTCTTGAAATATTGCTGCAGTAAGAACTTTATTTAATCCCCACTGGGTCTAATAACTCTTAATTTATGGTTGATATGCACtgtattcatcatcatcatctttgtcATAACTTTAGCAGATTCATTGTAAATAGGTGCGTTTCAGATGCACTATTGTTTAGATGACTGATGCACACTTTTAATGGCAGCATATTTCTTTTGTGCTCAACCCAATTACCTCTGTAGACAATAATACTCTTGATTTCCCTGTAAGCAGTCATCACAGAAAATACTTCTCCTCTCTCACTAGATGGCAGTGTGCAACTGTAATCTACAGAAAAAGCCATTCTGCTGCTTCAGAAAATCAGTCTGTAATCACTGACTGACTACTTCTAACCTAAATGAACCAGtttctataaaaaaacaacaaaaacaactcagCCTTGACGCACTTGCTGTCATTTTGAAATGATGGCTGATAATGGTGTAACAGCTCAGAAAGTGTCTCCCTCTTTAGAACAAAAACATTGCAGATAAAACAGCaattactggaaaaaaaaatcaagatatcaaaaacaaaaaactctgACCATTTGCTTGACAgtaaaaaagagaggaagactaACAACAGAATGCCTTTGTGATATATTCACacaagaaatatttcaacatttaaaatcACTAAATGTTAAATTTTTGATGGGATACACAAATATTCTCACAATCTTTTGAATGATAGAATTTAAACGGTAAGTTTTCAAGGGTTGGTATTCtagtaaaaaacaaagaactctGCAACAAATATATGCAGCTATCCATGAAGTGTTTTATTATGGTCAAAGAACTTTTATTACTCAAAGATTAACTAATGTTTAAACACACTATCAGATGGCCGTAAAAGTCAAATCCATTTTTATAGCTGACCAAACATTCATCTCACATAATCTCAAGGATCTGAAGAAAGGACGTTGTTTCTAAGTGTACTACAGCTTTACATAGACAAATTACTATAATATATAGTAATGATAAATGGAAAGTAACACAAGTATCACACAGGCAAGtatattcagatattttattgATAGATCAACTGCTTTTAAGTTCCCACACAAGTATTTTATCGCCTCTTCCAACAAAGTAGCTCTgctgtaaattatttttcaggttgtaattttgtaaatttaaatttatcTATAAAGAACAACTCAATCTCTACAACTTTTTAAGAGCACAACCAatcctgctgcttttttttaaaagtgcaaaAGCAAGGGAAATCTTACATCACAACTACAGAGAATTTTGacaatatcagattttttttcatcactgcaTAGCAAAAAGCACAAATGTCTCCCTACGGAGTATAGCTGGTAAAGCTCTCAGATGGTGTGTTGGAGGTAAAGAGGAAGGGGTGAGGGAGAGATACAGTTGTCATAGAAGATCTGAAGATTCTGGTCAACATCCATATGATTTTTCAGAAAGATCTCAAGCTCTTGTACTGTCATCTCATTAACATTGTTGCCCTCTTTGGCGTTTTTAGCCAAGGCTGCATGTGACGGGAAGCGGATGCGAACATCATGGGGTGCATTGCGGTCATAGTCGGTGCAGCAGTAAGCAGACCACACATCCTCAGGGATGGCGACACGGTCCTGGTTGTTGCGACGGATCATGTTGCCTCTGGTGGTCACCCCTGTGACGATGAAGGCAGTGCCACGGCAAAAGTTGTTGAGGCGAAGCCGGATCCGCTCCTCATATTCGCGCCAAGGTCCGATGTTGAATTCCCGTATCTCTGGGACCACGTTGGTCAGGGTGTAAGTGGAGGCACGGTCGTGTGGTGTTGACTGGTGCTGGTCTGGGTTCAGGTGACCTCTTTCATAGAGAACCACATCAGAGTAATCATCTAGGACTGCCTGGCTATCCTCAAATTTCATGTGCAGGTAACCAGTGGGGAAGGGTAGCATGTTTCCATTTCCATCGATTTCTGCCAGCTGAGGAGACAAAAAAGAGCACTTACAGTAGGTTTTTTATCTGCTGGGAAATAATACAAAGCCAGTATTGTCTATGAGGCCTCTTTGTTTCCccctttccccctttttttctagAGTAGACCTATTGTTTATTTCAACTGCTGCCAAGTCTACTTTGAAAGAGATTTCTTACTTCAGTGTGAACTATCTGGTTTAACAATGGGTAAATGGATTATGAATTaagtttttgccatttttaaaaaacaaacatgaacaattATTCAAAGACAAGTCTCTGACCTGTGGCTCATACATCCAAGGGTAATCCACAcgtctgtctccctctgttttCTTGAAGGTATAAGCTGAGTAAACTGGGATCCGCTTTTGGGGGTCGTACAGGGTGACAAAGCGAGGTTTGTCAGCGTAGCGTTGGCAGATCTTCTTCAGTTTGGAGTCAATGATCCCTCGCGGTGGTGTCCCCATATACAGGGAATCCTTGCATCTTTCCACATGATTAAAATCATGAACAACTGTTGCTGACAACAGAGGCAAAAAACAGCAGATTATGAAAAGCGCAAAAACTAAAGGTGTTAACATATTCATGGTCAAAACGTCTCCCCAATGTGTCCTACTGTGGCCTCCGCAAAACAGTGGCAGAAAATGCTTGGAGTTACAAGTTTAATGTCACAGAACAGATATGCAAACCAAGTAGAGTATAACCAAAAGACAAGCCTCCTAAGCCATGTGGGCGTGGACGTGCAGGGCACTGCATTACTTTACCCTACACTTTGCATTTATGTTGAGTAACAGTGCTGTGCTTGTTCTCTTgacagttataaatgttattctacatttggtatttttcaagTTGTAGTGCTCTTTTGGAGACAGAGCTACTGTACCAACTAATGGATCTGTTGAGATTAAGTGCTCAACAGATCCATTCATCAAATATGTGACAAAATCATCTCACTGGCCATTTTTAACTACCTTGACAGGTTTGTCTCTATGAGTTCATAATGAGGTTATggtttgaccttttggatagAAGCCATCAAACAACTAGATACTGGATCATTGACTCATTAGGTGTGTAATGCTGtcgttattctatatttttaccTCAGCATCACAAACCAATCTCAACAACTAATACACCTTTTTATAAAGAAACTCGCTACCACTACCACTTGTGAAGCCTATTTTTGACAAAGAACCTAAACCCAACCACTG
Proteins encoded in this region:
- the LOC121909940 gene encoding endonuclease domain-containing 1 protein; amino-acid sequence: MNMLTPLVFALFIICCFLPLLSATVVHDFNHVERCKDSLYMGTPPRGIIDSKLKKICQRYADKPRFVTLYDPQKRIPVYSAYTFKKTEGDRRVDYPWMYEPQLAEIDGNGNMLPFPTGYLHMKFEDSQAVLDDYSDVVLYERGHLNPDQHQSTPHDRASTYTLTNVVPEIREFNIGPWREYEERIRLRLNNFCRGTAFIVTGVTTRGNMIRRNNQDRVAIPEDVWSAYCCTDYDRNAPHDVRIRFPSHAALAKNAKEGNNVNEMTVQELEIFLKNHMDVDQNLQIFYDNCISPSPLPLYLQHTI